Proteins found in one Chthonomonadales bacterium genomic segment:
- a CDS encoding MoxR family ATPase, with protein sequence MGPRRPKGSAPVDISVIAAQARRIVDTVETAVVGKRPVVKSALATLLSNGHLLIEDIPGVGKTTLAKALARALGCEFKRIQFTPDLLPSDVTGTSIFNQKEGEFQFRAGPVFANIVLADEVNRATPKTQAALLECMEERQVTVDGVTYPLPSPFFVIATQNNIELSGTYPLPEAQLDRFTARLAIGYPGREDELRVLENQMHTRPVDAIQPVMSGPDVVILQHHIRDVHVDTALRQYVIDISEATRSHPAIALGASPRGSLALQYASQAVALMASRDYVAPDDIKSMAVPVLAHRIIVRPEQRIRGLTARECVAEILERVPVPVGAERAAGAARL encoded by the coding sequence ATGGGGCCTCGTCGGCCGAAAGGAAGCGCTCCAGTGGACATCTCGGTCATCGCAGCACAGGCCAGGCGCATCGTCGACACCGTCGAGACCGCCGTGGTCGGCAAGCGGCCCGTCGTGAAGTCCGCGCTCGCCACGCTGCTCTCGAACGGCCACCTGCTCATCGAGGACATCCCCGGCGTCGGGAAGACGACCCTGGCCAAGGCGCTCGCCCGCGCGCTTGGCTGCGAGTTCAAGCGCATCCAGTTCACGCCGGACCTGCTGCCGTCGGACGTTACCGGAACGTCCATCTTCAACCAGAAGGAAGGCGAGTTTCAGTTCCGCGCCGGCCCCGTCTTCGCCAACATCGTGCTGGCGGACGAGGTGAACCGCGCCACGCCCAAGACTCAGGCCGCCCTGCTCGAATGCATGGAGGAGCGGCAGGTCACGGTGGACGGCGTCACCTACCCCCTGCCGTCGCCCTTCTTCGTCATCGCGACGCAGAACAACATCGAGCTCAGCGGCACCTATCCGCTGCCCGAGGCGCAACTCGATCGCTTCACCGCGCGACTGGCGATCGGATATCCTGGCCGCGAGGACGAGCTGCGCGTCCTCGAGAACCAGATGCATACCCGGCCGGTCGATGCCATCCAGCCCGTGATGTCCGGTCCGGACGTGGTCATCCTGCAGCATCACATTCGCGACGTGCATGTGGACACCGCCCTGCGCCAGTACGTGATCGATATATCCGAGGCCACGCGCTCGCATCCGGCGATCGCGCTTGGGGCCAGCCCTCGCGGCTCGCTGGCGCTCCAGTACGCCAGTCAGGCCGTGGCGCTGATGGCGAGTCGAGACTACGTGGCTCCGGACGACATCAAGAGCATGGCGGTTCCCGTGCTTGCCCACCGGATCATCGTGCGCCCCGAGCAGCGCATCCGGGGCCTGACGGCTCGCGAGTGCGTGGCGGAGATCCTGGAGCGTGTGCCCGTTCCGGTAGGGGCGGAGCGCGCCGCGGGCGCCGCGAGGCTGTAG
- a CDS encoding DUF58 domain-containing protein, translating into MGSIKLIAIFTAAVYLIIAATIVNAYQLFYMAALLLALPGVSYLVGRFALRDLEFSREVPGTGWSGETVTFTLTVRSRSRLPRLFLQAHDDLPRFLRLADSAPPHFHAAPGGATHVPYEVQLLKRGAYTIPGLTVSAVDPLGMFTFRTRVPLESEMLVYPMPEEIGDMVLSGAERYGSRDLPIAAARGSGVDPDGVREYVPGDPLRRMHWKSVARTGKLSVIEFEESRALNVVLVLDLHSGTDVGEAAETTIEYLVRAAASIAQLAVRQGASVRLVRSDEPDPAQSPGRGTEHLFLILASLARAEANDSEPLSARLVQRVGVLQPGTTLMVLTADADPNLPGALAHYTSGGAQVFVLYADALAFGRAPHLTRQAQAVFLEGLYAARTAPSVLRRSPDGRLRPETAQNAGYFTAT; encoded by the coding sequence ATGGGATCCATCAAGCTGATCGCCATCTTCACCGCGGCCGTCTACCTCATCATCGCCGCAACCATCGTCAACGCATATCAGCTCTTCTACATGGCCGCGCTCCTGCTGGCGCTGCCCGGCGTCTCGTATCTCGTCGGTCGCTTTGCCCTGCGCGACCTGGAGTTTTCCCGCGAGGTGCCGGGCACTGGCTGGAGTGGCGAGACGGTCACGTTCACGCTGACCGTGAGGTCGCGCTCGCGCCTACCACGCCTCTTCCTCCAGGCGCACGACGACCTTCCCCGTTTCCTACGCCTGGCGGACTCAGCGCCGCCCCACTTCCACGCCGCGCCGGGAGGGGCCACGCATGTGCCCTACGAGGTGCAACTGCTGAAGCGAGGCGCGTATACCATACCGGGGCTCACGGTCAGCGCCGTCGATCCGCTCGGCATGTTCACGTTCCGGACGCGTGTGCCGCTCGAGTCGGAGATGCTGGTCTACCCGATGCCGGAGGAGATCGGCGACATGGTGCTGAGCGGGGCCGAGCGATATGGCTCGCGCGACCTGCCGATCGCGGCGGCGCGGGGAAGCGGGGTGGACCCCGACGGCGTGCGGGAGTACGTTCCAGGCGATCCGCTGCGCCGCATGCACTGGAAGTCCGTCGCGCGCACGGGCAAGCTGAGCGTGATCGAGTTTGAGGAGTCGCGCGCGCTGAACGTCGTGCTCGTGCTGGACCTTCACTCCGGCACCGACGTCGGGGAGGCGGCCGAGACGACCATCGAGTACCTGGTGCGCGCCGCCGCGTCGATCGCGCAGCTCGCCGTGCGGCAGGGAGCCAGCGTGCGACTGGTTCGATCGGACGAGCCCGATCCCGCGCAGTCGCCCGGGCGCGGCACGGAGCACCTGTTCCTGATACTGGCCAGCCTGGCGCGCGCCGAGGCCAACGACTCCGAGCCCTTGAGCGCTCGCCTCGTGCAGCGAGTGGGCGTGCTGCAGCCGGGCACGACGCTGATGGTGCTGACGGCCGATGCCGACCCGAACCTCCCGGGGGCCCTGGCGCACTACACCTCGGGAGGTGCCCAGGTGTTCGTGCTGTACGCCGACGCGCTGGCCTTTGGGCGCGCGCCGCACCTCACACGCCAGGCCCAGGCCGTCTTTCTGGAAGGGTTGTACGCCGCGCGGACGGCGCCAAGCGTGCTGCGGCGCTCGCCAGACGGTCGCTTGAGGCCGGAGACGGCACAGAATGCCGGTTACTTCACCGCAACCTGA
- a CDS encoding DUF4129 domain-containing protein, with amino-acid sequence MPVTSPQPEAAARCAAPAAEPAPTLAMYVAGLIVTLCGLQAVHLGIGTPDDGSFGLVVLVLTLIGFAVSYLSVYQNVPARTIELPAYIAFASVCVLTFLAGDQLPLLAPAGVADDRPRAMAVFLTWLVVLRSYTLTTNARLLFAAVPTMALIGLVGTMQTDPALITLFIVFACAATFMVVHEHAARTRAPLPAARRESARRGLLVGQLQLAAVCSIGAVVLGRLLAPPLHAMGSSFVLPGIPAPPARTSESRATTTVTAVAERNEVRVATGPVQLSDEIMMRVRAEHGAYWRGATFDEYTGTGWRSTLDPTLPLRSQRGSARAESYFEMEGPAGSLILNVPPTELTQVGARSHRLRQLVRLESNRRFSEIYGAAELRSFRVSDIRGPLGGPTWASTDGAGRVHLSRPLYATEYEVDSEISEWTPATLRATSTRYPDDIRALYLPLDRADASSVARIREAAMQATRGALNPYDRVVALKEWIAGRCKYNTGAQAAAPDEDVVESFLFTEKQGYCDSFATALAVMCRTLGIAARVASGFITGDLDPETQWYVVRERHKHQWTEVYFPGTGWVTFDATDGAEDISAQRAAGAAHRPRSLLAFLLGRGWLPPIALLAFLSMLAYVLKVEVWDRFARRVANGGAWALAPENAAIVASYEALCCLLARKGLGRAPAETPWEYESRLRDPLSQCRSAAEAVVALTTLVVAARYGRAVATTGDVSRAAAALEAARAALRHSPRLRPASGPRVAAGQA; translated from the coding sequence ATGCCGGTTACTTCACCGCAACCTGAAGCCGCCGCTCGTTGCGCCGCGCCAGCGGCCGAGCCGGCCCCCACACTCGCCATGTACGTGGCCGGGCTGATCGTCACCTTGTGCGGCCTTCAGGCGGTGCACCTCGGCATCGGAACACCCGACGACGGCTCCTTCGGCCTCGTGGTGCTCGTGCTGACGCTCATCGGGTTCGCCGTGAGCTACCTGAGCGTCTACCAGAACGTGCCCGCCCGGACGATCGAGCTGCCGGCCTACATCGCCTTCGCCAGCGTCTGCGTGCTCACCTTCCTCGCCGGCGACCAGCTTCCGCTCCTCGCGCCCGCGGGCGTGGCCGACGACCGGCCACGCGCCATGGCGGTCTTCCTGACCTGGCTGGTCGTGCTTCGCAGCTACACGCTGACCACGAACGCTCGTCTGCTCTTCGCGGCGGTACCGACCATGGCCCTGATCGGGCTGGTCGGGACGATGCAGACTGATCCGGCGCTCATCACGCTGTTCATCGTCTTCGCCTGCGCCGCCACCTTCATGGTGGTCCACGAGCACGCGGCCCGCACGCGCGCGCCGCTGCCCGCGGCGCGCCGTGAGAGTGCGCGCCGTGGCCTTCTTGTGGGCCAGCTCCAGCTTGCGGCCGTCTGCAGCATCGGCGCCGTCGTGCTCGGCCGACTGCTCGCCCCGCCGCTCCATGCCATGGGCTCTTCCTTCGTGCTTCCAGGCATCCCGGCTCCGCCGGCGCGCACCAGCGAGTCGCGCGCCACGACGACGGTCACCGCGGTCGCCGAGCGAAACGAGGTGCGGGTGGCCACCGGCCCGGTCCAGTTGAGCGACGAGATCATGATGCGCGTGCGCGCGGAGCACGGGGCCTACTGGCGCGGCGCCACGTTCGACGAGTACACGGGCACCGGCTGGCGCTCCACGCTTGACCCGACCCTGCCGCTCCGCTCGCAGCGCGGGTCGGCGCGTGCCGAGAGCTACTTCGAGATGGAGGGGCCGGCCGGATCGCTCATCCTCAACGTACCGCCGACCGAGCTCACGCAGGTCGGCGCGCGATCGCACCGCCTGCGCCAGCTCGTTCGCCTGGAGAGCAACCGGCGGTTCTCGGAGATCTACGGGGCGGCGGAGCTGCGCTCGTTTCGCGTGAGCGACATCCGCGGACCGCTGGGCGGGCCGACGTGGGCATCGACCGACGGCGCCGGCAGGGTTCATCTGTCGCGCCCGCTGTACGCCACCGAGTACGAGGTGGACTCAGAGATTTCGGAGTGGACCCCGGCGACACTCCGCGCCACCAGCACGCGGTACCCCGATGATATCCGGGCGCTCTATCTGCCGCTCGACCGCGCCGACGCGAGTTCCGTCGCGCGCATCCGCGAGGCAGCCATGCAGGCGACGCGCGGAGCCCTGAACCCATATGACCGGGTAGTGGCGCTTAAGGAGTGGATCGCTGGCAGGTGCAAGTACAACACCGGCGCCCAGGCGGCGGCCCCGGACGAGGACGTGGTCGAGAGCTTCCTCTTCACCGAGAAGCAGGGCTACTGCGACTCCTTCGCGACCGCGCTTGCCGTCATGTGCCGCACGCTCGGCATCGCGGCGCGTGTCGCGTCCGGCTTCATCACCGGCGACCTCGACCCCGAGACCCAGTGGTACGTCGTTCGCGAGCGCCACAAACACCAGTGGACAGAAGTCTACTTTCCGGGAACCGGATGGGTCACCTTCGACGCCACGGATGGCGCCGAGGACATCAGCGCGCAGCGCGCGGCGGGGGCGGCCCACCGCCCGCGCTCGCTCCTCGCCTTTCTGCTGGGCCGCGGATGGCTGCCGCCCATCGCCCTGCTGGCCTTCCTCTCGATGCTGGCCTATGTTCTCAAGGTGGAGGTCTGGGATCGCTTCGCCCGTCGCGTCGCGAACGGCGGTGCCTGGGCGCTGGCGCCGGAGAACGCGGCGATCGTGGCCTCGTACGAGGCGCTGTGCTGCCTGCTGGCGCGCAAGGGGCTCGGGCGTGCTCCCGCCGAGACGCCCTGGGAGTACGAATCGCGCCTACGCGATCCGCTCTCGCAGTGCCGATCGGCGGCCGAGGCCGTGGTGGCGCTGACCACGCTGGTCGTCGCGGCGCGTTACGGCCGCGCGGTCGCCACGACGGGCGACGTGAGTCGGGCGGCCGCGGCGCTGGAGGCTGCCCGGGCAGCGCTGCGCCACTCGCCGCGCCTGCGGCCCGCATCGGGCCCCCGAGTCGCGGCCGGCCAGGCGTAG
- the holA gene encoding DNA polymerase III subunit delta, whose product MEVVYSPARAAALTSPLRPLYLVHGEDAVRREEVVALLRTAMVDDAFADFDYEVLDATTATAGQIATAAAVVPLASERRLIVVRHAEALRRRERQADAEALASALERPGAACVALVCGGEEAGRGKSVLTGRIDALARSTGCIVHCRALDAEGLVDALCAQAAAADKELEEGAARRLAAAGHGDRVLLAGELEKAICHAGDAPRVTLADVEAVCCNSAEDVVFRLVDAVGHRSAERALALLHEALRYEPKAHSVAGRLLALLGRQLRLLWQARELSARRVDAAALRSLPDELAEELPSEASIKSMAWRARELYAQARRWDRVALAAGFQCLVECDVANKGGEQGSADVVTNLEVLVVRLCRG is encoded by the coding sequence ATGGAGGTCGTCTACTCCCCCGCGCGCGCGGCGGCCCTGACGAGCCCCTTGCGCCCTCTCTACCTCGTGCACGGCGAGGACGCAGTTCGGAGGGAGGAGGTCGTCGCGCTGCTGCGGACGGCGATGGTGGACGACGCGTTCGCGGACTTCGACTACGAGGTGCTCGACGCGACGACCGCCACGGCGGGACAGATCGCCACGGCTGCCGCGGTCGTACCCCTCGCCTCGGAGCGCCGCCTGATCGTGGTGCGCCACGCGGAGGCACTGCGGCGGCGGGAGCGACAGGCCGATGCAGAGGCTCTGGCCTCGGCGCTCGAGCGGCCTGGCGCCGCGTGCGTCGCACTGGTCTGCGGAGGTGAGGAAGCCGGCCGCGGCAAGTCCGTGCTGACGGGCCGCATCGATGCGCTGGCGCGCTCTACGGGATGCATCGTCCATTGCCGCGCGCTCGACGCGGAGGGCCTGGTCGATGCGCTCTGCGCCCAGGCGGCGGCGGCTGACAAGGAGCTTGAGGAGGGCGCGGCCCGGCGGCTCGCCGCGGCCGGACACGGTGATCGCGTGCTCCTCGCCGGCGAACTGGAGAAGGCCATCTGCCACGCGGGGGACGCGCCGCGCGTCACGCTCGCTGATGTTGAGGCGGTGTGCTGCAACTCGGCAGAGGACGTGGTTTTCCGCCTGGTGGACGCCGTGGGCCACCGGAGCGCCGAGCGCGCGCTCGCGCTTCTGCACGAGGCGCTGCGCTACGAGCCCAAGGCGCACTCCGTCGCCGGGCGGCTCCTGGCGCTGCTGGGTCGGCAACTCCGGCTGCTCTGGCAGGCGCGCGAGCTGTCCGCGCGGCGTGTGGACGCGGCCGCGCTCCGGAGCCTGCCGGACGAACTGGCGGAGGAGTTGCCGTCGGAGGCGAGCATTAAGTCGATGGCCTGGCGGGCGCGCGAGCTCTATGCGCAGGCCAGGCGGTGGGACCGCGTGGCGCTCGCGGCAGGCTTCCAGTGTCTGGTGGAGTGCGACGTGGCGAACAAGGGGGGCGAGCAGGGCAGCGCGGACGTCGTGACCAACCTGGAGGTCCTCGTCGTGAGGTTGTGTCGGGGTTGA
- a CDS encoding 30S ribosomal protein S20, with the protein MPNIKSMIKDVKKSRKNRLRNVAAKSAMKTHIKKAKAAIEGGDAAAVPAAMREALSVIDKTAERGIIHRNAAARRKSRLMRRAHRAQAGGGA; encoded by the coding sequence GTGCCGAACATCAAGTCCATGATCAAGGATGTGAAGAAGTCGCGCAAGAACCGACTGCGCAACGTCGCCGCCAAGTCCGCGATGAAGACCCACATCAAGAAGGCGAAGGCCGCCATCGAGGGCGGAGACGCCGCCGCCGTGCCAGCTGCGATGCGCGAGGCTCTCAGCGTCATCGACAAGACGGCGGAGCGCGGCATCATCCATCGCAACGCCGCCGCGCGCCGGAAGTCCCGGCTGATGCGCCGCGCCCACAGAGCGCAGGCCGGCGGCGGAGCCTAG
- a CDS encoding J domain-containing protein encodes MSLSRRLRAIALTQINAIRDRLDRLDAEAAAEADVRHAQRDARREYERDMREGAARQPTRTPEEIAAGKPAASPDSPQPESVAPVGPLAQHYRVLGLDEGADLSEVEAKYRRLAARCAPERFDEGSEEQRTARDILARVEVAYNELRDALDPTAGRFDKLEL; translated from the coding sequence ATGAGCCTATCACGCCGTCTGCGTGCGATCGCGCTCACGCAGATCAACGCCATCAGGGACCGGCTCGACCGCCTCGACGCCGAGGCGGCCGCCGAGGCCGATGTGCGCCATGCCCAGCGCGACGCCCGCCGCGAGTACGAGCGCGATATGCGGGAGGGCGCGGCGCGGCAGCCCACGCGAACCCCGGAGGAGATCGCCGCCGGAAAGCCGGCCGCCTCGCCCGACTCGCCGCAGCCGGAATCGGTCGCGCCCGTCGGCCCACTCGCGCAACACTACCGCGTCCTGGGCCTCGACGAGGGCGCCGACCTCTCCGAGGTCGAGGCCAAGTACCGAAGGCTTGCCGCCCGCTGTGCTCCGGAGCGCTTCGACGAGGGATCCGAGGAACAGCGGACGGCCCGCGACATCTTGGCGCGCGTGGAAGTAGCCTACAATGAGCTACGCGACGCCCTCGACCCGACCGCGGGGCGATTCGACAAGCTCGAGCTCTGA
- a CDS encoding PspA/IM30 family protein — MFKRFFRYLRALIMGKLDQWEDPEVIINESVREMRENQAKNRERAVQAITQKNNLLAMVDQEEKRSRNLEAKAAQALQQGNRELARQILREKAIHDKTLEQLRVSLKQAEETSEAIKEAMRREEERFQIRTAEALTLKANMKQAQIQIAINKALDGLQSDDSSQSFTRAQERIQSMQSEAQARAEVAKTSLQSRMDSLEDSQVDASTDQALAELEGKLGLGAGAPQTVVTQTAAPQAKRDDDIDQQLRELEQKLNRQ, encoded by the coding sequence ATGTTCAAGCGTTTCTTCCGCTATCTTCGGGCGCTCATCATGGGCAAGCTGGACCAGTGGGAGGACCCTGAGGTCATCATCAACGAGTCCGTCCGGGAGATGCGAGAGAACCAGGCGAAGAACCGCGAGCGCGCTGTTCAAGCGATCACGCAGAAGAACAACCTCCTTGCCATGGTCGATCAGGAGGAGAAGCGCAGCCGCAACCTCGAGGCGAAGGCCGCGCAGGCGCTTCAGCAGGGCAACCGTGAGCTCGCCCGGCAGATCCTCCGCGAAAAGGCGATCCACGACAAGACTCTCGAGCAGTTGCGCGTCTCGCTCAAACAGGCCGAGGAGACCTCCGAGGCCATCAAGGAGGCGATGCGTCGCGAGGAGGAGCGCTTCCAGATCCGCACCGCCGAGGCCCTCACGCTCAAGGCGAACATGAAACAGGCTCAGATCCAGATCGCGATCAACAAGGCACTGGACGGCCTTCAGAGCGACGACTCGTCCCAGAGCTTCACCCGCGCCCAGGAGCGCATCCAGTCCATGCAGTCCGAGGCGCAGGCCCGGGCCGAGGTCGCCAAAACGAGCCTCCAGTCTCGTATGGACTCCCTCGAGGACAGCCAGGTCGATGCCAGTACCGACCAAGCTCTCGCCGAGCTGGAGGGCAAGCTCGGGCTGGGGGCCGGGGCGCCACAGACGGTCGTTACGCAGACCGCTGCCCCGCAGGCCAAACGCGACGACGACATCGACCAGCAACTCCGGGAGCTCGAGCAGAAGCTCAACCGGCAGTAG